Genomic DNA from Desulfurellaceae bacterium:
GGGTGCGGGTCAGCTTCGGCTATCCGGCCTGCCCACGTTTGGAAGACCAGCGCATCCTGTTTCGGCTCTTGCCCACAGACAGTATCGGCCTCCAGCTGACCGAAGGCTGCATGATGGAGCCGGAGGCGTCGGTGTCGGCCCTCGTGTTCCACCATCCCCAGGCGCGCTATTTCAGTATCCTGGAAGACGAGCTGAGTGCCTTCGAGCAGCGGCTGAGCGCCGTCGATTGACACACGCGGCACCAGCCCTCGTACCGCGTTGAGATGGTTGACACCCGGGACCTTTGGCATACCTAGACAGCTACCTCAACTTCTCTCGTTTCCGCGCCTTCAAGCTGCTCCGCCACAACAGCAAGATATTCACGGATAGCGTCGGCAATATTCCTGAGAGCCTCTTCTTCTTCGGTGGTTCCTTGGGAAACGCATCCTGGCAGCCCAGGGACCCAGACACTGATTCCTTCTTCTGATCGGTGAAAGGCGACTGTGTATTTCATCTCGGGTCAACCTCCATACG
This window encodes:
- a CDS encoding type II toxin-antitoxin system HicB family antitoxin is translated as MKYTVAFHRSEEGISVWVPGLPGCVSQGTTEEEEALRNIADAIREYLAVVAEQLEGAETREVEVAV